One window of Chamaesiphon minutus PCC 6605 genomic DNA carries:
- a CDS encoding HNH endonuclease domain-containing protein encodes MLRVEVDDREQMLFIVKDRVRRIDITSSRTALDGYQKGKCFYCFGAISIEPGAENLADVDHFFPHRLHDLIKSIDGVWNLVLACQECNRGVGGKFDRLPSQRFVKRLYNRNEFLISSFLPLQKTLICQTGSSDLHRTKFLDRNYQVARAPLGYGEWEPMLLRGVPSF; translated from the coding sequence TTGCTGCGAGTCGAGGTAGACGATCGAGAGCAAATGCTATTTATAGTTAAGGATCGAGTCCGACGGATCGATATTACTTCCAGCAGAACCGCGCTCGACGGCTATCAGAAAGGAAAATGCTTCTACTGCTTCGGGGCGATCTCGATCGAGCCTGGGGCGGAAAATCTTGCCGACGTAGACCATTTTTTTCCACACAGACTGCACGATCTAATTAAATCGATCGATGGGGTGTGGAATCTAGTACTAGCTTGTCAGGAGTGCAATCGCGGGGTCGGAGGGAAGTTCGATCGGCTGCCATCTCAACGGTTCGTCAAACGCCTCTACAATCGCAATGAGTTTTTAATTTCCAGCTTTCTCCCACTCCAAAAAACCCTAATCTGTCAAACTGGCTCGTCAGATCTTCATCGAACAAAGTTCTTAGACCGGAATTATCAAGTTGCTAGGGCACCGCTGGGTTATGGGGAGTGGGAGCCAATGCTGCTGAGGGGAGTGCCTAGCTTCTAG
- a CDS encoding TnsA endonuclease N-terminal domain-containing protein, protein MNPREFERWCQTLNLPPAAIEAIAKIRSAPPSRRVQGRASNVSGTYPSQKMGLTIQFESHKVELWAIYLMEHDPTVLEFYDQPSCFKIQYTNKSGRKIGHYHTPDFFVLGTKSAAWVEWKTEAELEKLSEKYPTRYLQAADGSWRCPPGEAYASPLGLEYHVRTDASLDPIYIQNLIFLEDYLGFKTDSNPSIQALVKERVKTAPGITLAALLASSPQISANDVYVMIVLDQLYIALLDVPLVQHERVRLYPDRQTYDTYRESSQHQKDLTIADTAPPTLVANTRLRWDGRLWTLVNLGETTTTLLPEIGQPLQISSAFFYQLLDGGAINFPETEGATNPAVIALMEGASPSDLRTANQRFGAVMAEREQGAAGQSDVSKRTLYRWLKQLKEAELKYGCGYVGLLPKTQARGNRTTKAPNVSSELLNTFITGQFETPTQAPAASVYRAYQRACEQQGIPSLSRCTFYARLQQRPIHEQTEKRKGSKAAYRHQPWYWELTYSTPRHGDRPLGIVHIDHTQLDLELRSATTGRLLGRPWLTLMVDAYSRRILTIYLTFDPPSYRSCMMAIRICVQRFGRFPQAIVVDGGKEFHSVYFDTLLARYHCTKKTRPGAKPRFGSVIERLFGTTNTQLIFNLSGNTQATKQVREITKAVNPKQHALWTLGDLYAYLVEYAYVVYDQNEHPALSMSPQSAYEQGEMNAGERLHRRIAYDEDFILATHPSPRSGQALVQPGKGIKLNYLYYWSDAFRHPEVERTKVSVRYDPFDLGVAYAYVQGRWVKCISQYYSIFSGRSERELLLASLEIKQQAKLTQTNTTISAKRLADFLSNVTAHEALMLQRLRDLEGQNVLNTLGQRASSAPQSQPQPQTEPLAPNSLQTLAPTQPSPALVLDLSQIPLFEEYR, encoded by the coding sequence TTGAACCCAAGAGAATTTGAACGATGGTGTCAGACACTGAACTTGCCACCAGCAGCCATCGAAGCGATCGCTAAGATCCGGTCGGCTCCCCCAAGCCGTCGCGTCCAAGGACGAGCCTCTAATGTCAGCGGTACCTACCCTTCCCAAAAAATGGGGTTGACCATCCAATTTGAAAGCCACAAGGTAGAATTGTGGGCGATCTACTTGATGGAACACGACCCAACTGTTCTAGAGTTTTACGACCAACCATCCTGCTTTAAAATTCAATACACCAACAAATCTGGACGCAAGATCGGTCACTATCACACGCCAGACTTCTTTGTCCTGGGCACCAAATCAGCCGCCTGGGTGGAATGGAAAACCGAAGCCGAACTGGAGAAACTGAGTGAAAAATATCCCACTCGTTATCTCCAAGCCGCAGATGGCTCGTGGCGATGCCCGCCTGGAGAGGCTTATGCTTCTCCATTGGGTCTTGAATATCACGTTCGCACTGATGCCTCATTAGACCCCATCTATATCCAGAACTTAATCTTCCTAGAGGATTACCTCGGATTTAAGACAGACAGTAATCCGTCGATTCAAGCACTGGTCAAAGAGAGAGTTAAAACAGCACCAGGCATCACTTTAGCCGCTCTGTTGGCATCCTCACCCCAAATCAGTGCCAATGATGTCTATGTGATGATAGTCCTCGACCAACTCTACATCGCACTCTTAGATGTGCCGCTCGTACAGCACGAACGAGTACGGCTATATCCAGACCGCCAGACTTATGACACTTATCGAGAAAGTTCTCAACACCAAAAAGATCTAACTATTGCTGACACTGCACCACCGACATTAGTTGCCAACACTCGTCTGCGCTGGGATGGCAGACTCTGGACATTAGTTAATCTGGGAGAGACAACCACTACCCTACTACCAGAAATCGGACAGCCACTGCAAATATCTTCCGCATTCTTTTACCAACTTCTCGACGGCGGAGCAATTAACTTTCCTGAAACAGAAGGAGCGACGAATCCAGCAGTAATAGCATTGATGGAGGGAGCATCCCCAAGCGATCTGAGAACAGCTAACCAACGGTTTGGGGCAGTCATGGCAGAGCGAGAGCAAGGAGCCGCAGGGCAGAGCGATGTCTCCAAACGGACTCTGTACCGATGGTTGAAGCAGTTGAAAGAGGCAGAACTTAAATACGGTTGCGGCTATGTCGGATTGCTACCCAAAACGCAAGCACGGGGGAACCGGACAACCAAAGCCCCAAACGTATCGAGTGAATTACTCAACACCTTTATTACCGGGCAGTTTGAAACCCCCACCCAAGCACCCGCCGCTTCAGTCTATCGAGCATACCAACGAGCTTGCGAACAGCAGGGCATTCCCTCACTGTCGCGGTGTACTTTTTACGCTCGTCTCCAACAACGACCGATTCACGAGCAGACTGAAAAGCGCAAAGGCTCTAAAGCTGCCTATCGCCACCAACCTTGGTATTGGGAACTAACTTACAGTACCCCTCGCCACGGCGACCGCCCCCTGGGTATCGTTCATATCGACCACACTCAACTCGATCTAGAATTGCGTTCTGCGACAACAGGAAGATTGCTGGGAAGACCTTGGCTGACCTTAATGGTAGATGCCTATTCACGCCGCATCCTCACCATTTATCTGACCTTCGACCCACCCAGTTACCGTTCCTGCATGATGGCGATTCGCATCTGCGTTCAACGCTTCGGTCGCTTCCCGCAAGCCATCGTGGTCGATGGTGGGAAAGAGTTTCACAGCGTCTATTTTGACACCTTACTCGCGCGTTATCACTGTACCAAAAAGACTCGTCCTGGAGCCAAACCCCGCTTTGGTAGTGTAATCGAGCGACTGTTTGGGACTACCAATACCCAGTTAATCTTCAACTTGTCAGGCAACACCCAAGCGACCAAACAAGTGCGAGAAATTACCAAGGCAGTTAACCCCAAACAACATGCCCTGTGGACATTGGGCGATTTGTACGCCTATTTGGTTGAGTATGCCTATGTTGTTTACGACCAAAACGAACACCCAGCCTTATCGATGTCACCCCAGAGTGCTTACGAGCAGGGAGAAATGAACGCAGGGGAACGACTGCATCGGCGGATTGCTTATGATGAAGATTTTATCCTCGCCACTCACCCCAGTCCGCGTTCGGGACAGGCTTTAGTTCAACCTGGAAAGGGGATTAAATTGAATTACCTCTACTATTGGAGCGATGCGTTCCGCCATCCTGAAGTCGAACGCACGAAAGTCTCAGTGCGTTACGACCCCTTCGATTTAGGCGTGGCTTATGCTTACGTTCAAGGGCGATGGGTTAAGTGCATTTCTCAGTATTACAGCATTTTCTCAGGACGCAGCGAACGAGAACTGCTGTTAGCTTCGCTCGAAATCAAGCAACAAGCCAAACTCACTCAGACGAACACTACTATTTCGGCTAAACGTCTAGCTGATTTCCTTAGTAATGTCACCGCTCATGAGGCTTTGATGCTGCAACGCTTGCGGGATTTGGAGGGGCAAAATGTCCTCAATACACTCGGACAAAGAGCGTCGTCTGCTCCACAGAGCCAGCCCCAGCCACAAACAGAACCACTCGCTCCTAATAGTCTTCAAACCCTTGCTCCCACTCAACCTAGTCCAGCCTTAGTCTTAGATCTGTCCCAAATCCCGTTGTTTGAGGAGTACCGTTAA
- a CDS encoding ATP-binding protein: protein MKDVVTVDLTLELTSKLNHFKEYAVSHPQLLQVDKVLMQAIQEPAGFAHVLIYGPSGVGKTTMIRQISRRLNEISNEIPPAVVTDRSSYSNGGVAPVPLLLLETRPPDGGAFNRADYYRTALKLLGEPFYERRLLVDIDTEQTIEKKGRGRSKATQFNDSPELRHALEAAMAKRGVRAVILDEAQHLMKVGSGASGGKLLDQLDWIKSMTNVTGVLHILIGTYELLNFRNLSGQASRRGLDLHFPRYLFQHEQDRQDFQGVLLALLKQVPLTTDIPALMQHWFYFYERSIGCIGVLKDWLIRAVAAAIREGSDTLTQGRLEEHALSLSQCERMALDAIEGEQKLGYAESRRDHLWRLLQSGMTSTTVPTTVVSTTVAVEDAPPPAKKPRKKRSTSSTTESVTASVETFETIVEPVPPKKRRSKKAVTTPAPVPDPVPETLNVTTNDLAVDLLGAEIPLPVAEPAKKKNSRRVGQRNPQRDPVG, encoded by the coding sequence ATGAAGGATGTTGTGACTGTCGATCTGACGCTGGAATTAACATCCAAGCTGAATCACTTTAAAGAGTATGCTGTGTCACATCCTCAACTACTCCAGGTAGATAAGGTATTGATGCAAGCCATTCAAGAACCCGCTGGATTTGCTCATGTGCTGATTTATGGGCCTTCTGGGGTGGGTAAAACGACGATGATTCGTCAAATTTCCCGACGGTTAAATGAGATCTCAAATGAGATCCCACCAGCGGTTGTTACAGACCGCTCCAGCTATAGTAATGGTGGGGTTGCGCCAGTACCCTTATTGCTGCTGGAAACACGTCCACCGGATGGTGGAGCCTTCAACCGAGCAGATTACTACCGCACTGCTCTAAAACTGTTGGGTGAACCCTTCTACGAACGCCGTCTGTTGGTCGATATCGATACCGAACAAACGATTGAGAAGAAAGGCCGTGGACGGAGTAAAGCTACCCAGTTTAATGATTCTCCCGAACTGCGTCATGCGCTCGAAGCAGCGATGGCGAAACGGGGCGTAAGAGCTGTGATTCTCGATGAAGCCCAACATCTGATGAAGGTTGGCAGTGGCGCGAGTGGTGGTAAGTTACTCGACCAATTGGACTGGATTAAGTCGATGACGAATGTGACTGGGGTGCTGCACATTCTGATTGGCACTTACGAGCTGTTGAACTTTCGCAATTTAAGCGGGCAGGCATCGCGGCGGGGGCTGGATCTGCATTTTCCGCGTTATCTGTTTCAACACGAGCAAGACCGTCAGGATTTTCAAGGGGTGTTATTGGCACTGCTCAAGCAAGTTCCACTCACGACTGATATCCCTGCTTTGATGCAGCATTGGTTCTATTTTTACGAACGGTCGATTGGTTGTATTGGTGTACTCAAGGACTGGCTGATTCGGGCGGTGGCGGCAGCTATCCGCGAGGGGAGTGACACTTTGACTCAAGGGCGATTAGAGGAACATGCGTTGTCTTTGTCTCAATGCGAACGGATGGCTCTGGATGCGATTGAGGGCGAACAAAAGCTGGGCTATGCGGAAAGTCGGCGCGACCATTTATGGCGGTTGTTGCAATCTGGGATGACCTCAACGACTGTGCCTACCACTGTTGTCTCCACAACAGTGGCTGTCGAGGATGCTCCGCCACCTGCCAAAAAGCCAAGGAAAAAGCGTTCCACTTCGTCAACTACTGAGTCAGTGACTGCATCTGTCGAGACTTTCGAGACTATCGTTGAACCTGTCCCGCCTAAGAAAAGAAGGAGTAAAAAGGCTGTCACTACGCCAGCGCCAGTCCCAGATCCAGTCCCAGAAACTTTGAATGTCACAACCAACGATCTGGCAGTAGATCTGCTTGGGGCTGAAATTCCGCTTCCTGTAGCCGAACCAGCTAAGAAAAAAAACTCAAGGCGTGTCGGACAGCGCAATCCACAGCGAGATCCAGTTGGCTGA
- a CDS encoding AAA family ATPase yields MKSLRIVNFKAFTDRTFDLKPLTLLSGLNSTGKSCLLQSLLLLQQSYQQRLLPDTGLALNGDLVSIGTGRDALNESADSDIIGFEVIGDNGTKGIWRFQSERDADVLALLSSPVIDFPTEIHYLSSCAQSKPLDFDLLDRLAPGSSVLLEHPEHRLHPDLASELGRQIARAAARGVQIIVETHNDHLFNGIRVAVHGGQIKPEAVGMFYFKAVERQGRRVIDVASPRIDRNGRIDRWPDGFFDQFEKDLDQLLEPINV; encoded by the coding sequence ATGAAATCTCTACGAATCGTTAATTTTAAAGCTTTTACCGATCGCACCTTCGATCTCAAACCGCTGACTTTACTCTCTGGTTTGAATAGTACTGGTAAATCCTGTCTGTTGCAGTCGCTCTTGCTGTTGCAACAGTCCTATCAACAGCGGCTACTGCCTGATACTGGTTTAGCTCTCAATGGCGATCTAGTCTCGATTGGGACTGGTCGAGATGCACTCAATGAGTCAGCGGATTCGGATATCATCGGGTTTGAAGTTATTGGAGATAATGGGACAAAAGGAATCTGGCGGTTTCAGTCCGAGCGGGATGCCGATGTCTTAGCTTTGCTCTCTTCCCCAGTAATCGACTTTCCTACTGAGATTCACTACTTGAGTTCTTGTGCCCAATCGAAGCCACTAGACTTCGACCTTCTCGATCGGCTCGCTCCTGGCAGCTCAGTTCTACTTGAGCATCCCGAACATCGACTTCATCCCGATCTCGCCTCTGAATTGGGTAGGCAGATTGCCAGAGCCGCAGCTCGTGGGGTACAGATTATTGTCGAAACTCACAATGACCATCTTTTTAATGGGATTAGAGTAGCCGTTCATGGCGGTCAAATTAAACCTGAAGCTGTTGGCATGTTTTATTTTAAAGCTGTAGAGCGGCAAGGACGACGGGTAATTGACGTAGCATCACCGCGTATCGATCGAAACGGCAGGATCGATCGGTGGCCTGATGGTTTCTTTGACCAATTTGAGAAGGATCTAGACCAGTTGCTAGAACCTATAAATGTATGA
- a CDS encoding HD domain-containing protein: MSNWNPDSFSKAWNFATLYHQGQTYGGAQKGQKIPYINHIGSVGVEVIWALSTAPELDGGLAIQCALLHDTIEDTEATYDLVAENFSRAVADGVMALTKDSTLPSKAEQMADSLKRIQQQPLEVWMVKMADRIINLHHPPYYWKPEKIESYRQEAISIYDALHPANLALANRLKEKIGLYQSFI; this comes from the coding sequence ATGAGTAATTGGAACCCTGACAGTTTTTCAAAAGCCTGGAACTTTGCCACTTTATACCATCAAGGGCAAACCTATGGTGGTGCCCAGAAGGGGCAGAAAATCCCTTATATCAACCATATTGGTAGTGTGGGGGTCGAGGTGATTTGGGCTTTGTCCACTGCACCAGAATTAGATGGAGGCTTGGCGATTCAGTGCGCCTTGCTCCACGACACGATTGAAGATACTGAAGCTACTTACGATCTAGTAGCTGAAAACTTCAGTCGGGCAGTTGCAGATGGAGTGATGGCACTTACTAAGGATAGTACCCTGCCTTCCAAAGCCGAGCAAATGGCAGACAGTCTCAAGAGAATTCAGCAGCAGCCCCTAGAGGTCTGGATGGTGAAGATGGCAGACCGGATTATTAATTTACACCATCCTCCTTACTACTGGAAGCCAGAAAAAATCGAGAGTTACCGTCAGGAGGCGATCTCTATTTATGATGCTCTGCACCCAGCTAATCTTGCTCTAGCGAACAGACTCAAAGAGAAGATCGGTTTGTATCAATCGTTTATTTGA
- a CDS encoding DUF262 domain-containing protein, with amino-acid sequence MENDSLLVQDRLIEGDLNNLYEFRLKDKLDAVDTISSLYLLRSVESGKLVYNSAPYRNFTPWNTTKKSRLIESFLLGIQSPPLVLYQVDDEIDEIIDGEQRVKSIVDFLTNNFKLEGLKLWHELNGMAYEDLPNKIKEHITTNRLQTTTVLINSICEFDPEIIKQTTYERLNDWRIT; translated from the coding sequence ATGGAAAATGATTCATTACTAGTTCAAGATCGGTTAATAGAGGGAGACTTAAATAATTTATATGAGTTTCGTCTTAAAGATAAATTAGATGCGGTAGACACTATAAGCTCACTTTATTTACTACGTTCAGTTGAATCTGGCAAACTAGTTTATAACTCAGCACCTTATAGAAATTTTACCCCTTGGAATACAACTAAAAAATCAAGATTAATTGAATCATTCTTACTCGGTATCCAGAGTCCTCCTTTAGTTCTTTACCAGGTAGATGATGAAATAGATGAAATTATTGATGGTGAACAACGAGTTAAGTCAATTGTTGATTTTTTGACTAATAACTTTAAATTAGAAGGTCTGAAACTATGGCACGAACTGAATGGGATGGCTTATGAGGATTTACCAAATAAAATCAAAGAACATATAACTACTAACCGTTTGCAGACAACAACAGTATTAATAAATTCAATTTGTGAATTCGATCCTGAAATTATCAAGCAAACTACTTACGAGCGTCTTAATGATTGGCGAATAACCTAA
- a CDS encoding HAD family hydrolase — MSISFDLRDCWIFDMDGTLTVSIHDFDGIKRILGLPIDRPILEALNELPAAQAAQLHQQLDALELDIAHQATAQVGARELLTKLRSRGDRIGILTRNSKPNAQATLAACGLAEFFPAESILSRHCCPPKPSPDGIWQLLSSWSASPERSVMVGDYLFDLEAGRRAGSATVYLDPTGEFPWQDRADLPITTLAQIIAML; from the coding sequence ATGTCTATTTCCTTCGATCTACGTGACTGTTGGATTTTTGATATGGACGGGACGCTGACCGTCAGTATTCACGACTTCGATGGGATTAAGCGCATTTTGGGGCTACCAATCGATCGACCCATCCTCGAAGCTCTTAACGAGCTGCCTGCCGCCCAAGCTGCCCAGTTACACCAACAGCTTGACGCTTTGGAACTAGATATCGCCCACCAAGCCACGGCACAGGTCGGTGCCAGAGAACTCCTGACTAAATTGCGATCGCGGGGCGATCGCATCGGTATCCTAACTCGCAACAGCAAACCCAATGCTCAGGCAACTCTAGCCGCTTGCGGATTGGCTGAATTCTTTCCAGCAGAATCGATACTCAGTCGCCATTGTTGTCCGCCTAAGCCAAGTCCAGACGGAATTTGGCAATTACTGTCGAGTTGGAGCGCATCTCCCGAGCGATCGGTGATGGTGGGAGACTATCTATTCGATCTCGAAGCTGGGCGAAGGGCAGGCAGTGCTACTGTCTATCTCGATCCAACTGGAGAATTCCCGTGGCAAGATCGCGCGGATTTGCCGATTACGACCTTAGCCCAAATCATCGCTATGCTTTAA
- a CDS encoding DUF262 domain-containing protein, whose protein sequence is MNSIKLSEVTISNHDWLVENLCRYFDNDIVSFSPQIDRLSREWDDVSKSRFIESLILGLPIPQLVLASSSTERNKFIVIDGKQRLLALSQFYSSDLILTGLEFWRELEGNTYDSLKSNPYLSDTIFNLDASVLRVSLIRNWQDESLLSDIRSRLKPSYDE, encoded by the coding sequence ATGAATTCTATCAAACTTTCGGAAGTTACCATCTCCAATCACGACTGGCTCGTCGAAAACCTTTGTAGGTATTTTGACAATGATATTGTCAGCTTCAGTCCTCAAATTGACCGATTATCGCGTGAGTGGGATGATGTCTCTAAATCGCGCTTTATCGAATCGCTAATTTTGGGGCTTCCTATACCGCAACTCGTTCTAGCAAGTAGTTCGACAGAGCGCAATAAATTTATTGTTATCGATGGCAAGCAAAGACTACTCGCCCTCTCCCAATTTTATAGCAGCGATCTTATCCTGACGGGATTGGAGTTCTGGAGAGAACTAGAAGGAAATACCTACGATTCTCTCAAATCCAATCCTTATTTAAGTGATACGATCTTCAATCTCGATGCTTCCGTGCTGCGGGTGTCGCTCATTCGTAATTGGCAAGATGAAAGCCTGCTATCTGATATCCGTTCGCGGTTGAAACCCAGTTATGACGAGTAA
- a CDS encoding S1/P1 nuclease has product MNKLIVLSTLIASISLCTPALAWNKAGHMVSGAIAYTELKNKAPQSLPKVIALLKKHPDYAIEWQTQLSNVPQADRDLYLFMLAARWSDDARKTTEDRPSWHYVNLPFKLGATVTTIPASPTGEENILTALAQNRTLLAAPGTTPTKAIALTWIFHLTGDIHQPLHTTKAVSTQFPLPEGDRGGTRFYIRAKEGSSTISLHKYWDDLILGSDRFQSVRNQAISLRQNTDYQRTNFPEITETSFDKWGKESYKLAPSVYENVQSGTKTNGKALPDGYADTAKTIAQRRLVLAGYRLADYLKSAF; this is encoded by the coding sequence ATGAACAAACTCATCGTCCTATCGACTCTCATTGCCTCGATCTCCCTCTGCACCCCCGCCCTAGCCTGGAACAAAGCCGGACACATGGTATCTGGGGCGATTGCCTATACCGAATTGAAAAACAAAGCCCCCCAATCCTTACCCAAAGTTATCGCCCTGCTCAAAAAACACCCCGACTACGCGATCGAGTGGCAAACCCAGCTTAGTAACGTCCCCCAAGCCGATCGCGATCTCTATCTATTCATGCTGGCGGCGCGGTGGTCTGATGACGCTCGCAAAACTACCGAAGATCGTCCGAGCTGGCACTATGTAAACCTCCCCTTCAAGCTCGGTGCTACCGTCACTACGATCCCCGCTAGTCCCACTGGTGAAGAAAACATTCTCACTGCCTTAGCCCAAAATCGCACTCTATTAGCTGCTCCTGGCACTACACCCACAAAAGCGATCGCGCTGACGTGGATCTTTCACCTCACGGGCGATATCCACCAGCCCCTCCACACCACCAAAGCTGTCTCGACTCAGTTTCCCCTGCCCGAAGGCGATCGAGGCGGTACGCGCTTCTACATCCGCGCCAAGGAGGGCAGCAGCACGATTAGCTTACATAAGTACTGGGACGATCTGATTTTGGGTTCCGATCGCTTCCAATCGGTACGCAATCAGGCAATTTCTCTGCGGCAGAATACCGATTATCAGCGTACTAACTTCCCCGAAATTACCGAGACATCCTTCGACAAATGGGGCAAGGAGAGCTACAAACTCGCTCCCTCTGTTTATGAAAATGTCCAAAGTGGAACTAAAACTAATGGGAAGGCACTACCAGATGGATATGCCGATACAGCCAAGACGATCGCCCAACGACGGCTCGTGTTAGCTGGCTATCGGCTGGCCGATTATTTGAAGTCAGCATTCTAA
- a CDS encoding AAA family ATPase, whose protein sequence is MPVIGICNQKGGSGKSSTAVHLARWLQSQSDSILVVDSDGQRTSSLWLNALSSPIPYEIIPEPDRLLERLPDLAGRYQWTIVDAPGTLAEASRAIVLWSDFVLIPCQPTGVDLASTSDTIRLIGQARAIRKGEPRAAIFLNRAIKGTRLKQEAFSVLKAIPNIDVLSEVIHQRQIIADAFGQSATVFDLAGDAAQDAQKEYGRLFNSMVGLLG, encoded by the coding sequence ATGCCCGTAATTGGAATTTGTAACCAGAAGGGCGGTAGCGGTAAAAGCTCCACCGCCGTACACTTAGCTCGATGGCTTCAGTCACAATCTGATTCGATCTTGGTAGTCGATAGCGATGGGCAGCGCACATCTTCCCTGTGGTTGAACGCCCTCTCATCTCCCATCCCCTACGAAATTATCCCCGAACCCGATCGACTGCTCGAACGTCTCCCAGATCTGGCGGGTCGATACCAATGGACGATCGTGGATGCTCCTGGCACATTAGCCGAAGCCAGCCGCGCGATCGTGTTGTGGAGCGATTTTGTGTTAATCCCCTGTCAACCTACTGGAGTCGATCTAGCTAGTACCTCCGATACGATTCGTCTGATCGGCCAAGCGCGAGCGATTCGCAAAGGCGAACCCCGTGCGGCGATCTTTCTCAATCGCGCAATTAAAGGCACCCGCCTGAAACAAGAGGCTTTTAGCGTCCTCAAAGCTATTCCCAATATCGATGTCCTCAGCGAAGTGATTCACCAACGTCAGATTATTGCCGATGCTTTCGGTCAGAGTGCCACAGTCTTCGACCTGGCGGGTGATGCCGCTCAAGATGCCCAAAAAGAGTACGGCAGACTCTTTAACAGCATGGTTGGGCTTTTAGGCTAG
- a CDS encoding cation:proton antiporter, with protein MDAYILGLLIVGVLLLLVTLGSGLISRLPLSYALIYLVVGICLSPYGFSVVQIRPGTEFLQRASELVVLISLFSCGLKMSRPLRFRAWNSTIRLIGFLMPISIGAVAVLAHFVLAMDWSIAILLGAILAPTDPVLASEVQLYDPRDRDELRFGLTSEGGLNDALAFPFVYFGLYLLKDSNWRNWLHQWIMVDLVWAIAMGIVGGFVVARIVRWIDRRLQKFHAVDGLMEDFIALSTILIAYAFTEILNGYGFLAVFVAGMAMRRRADPEKTMSQLHFVERLEKLSEIGIILVVGSMLRKEPMFAYAGEGLLVAGFLLFLIRPIGAWISTIGLPVDAATRWLYGWFGVRGVGSVYYLSYALSSGLKETAGERVAWISLWTIVISVVLHGVTTTPIMKWYERNIEHNPNPANREEAESG; from the coding sequence ATGGATGCCTACATTCTTGGTCTCCTGATCGTCGGAGTTCTGTTGTTACTCGTCACTCTAGGATCGGGGCTAATCTCGCGATTACCTTTGTCTTATGCACTAATTTACTTAGTTGTGGGCATCTGTTTGAGTCCCTACGGCTTTAGTGTAGTTCAAATTCGCCCAGGAACTGAGTTTCTCCAACGAGCTTCCGAACTGGTCGTGCTAATTTCGCTGTTTAGCTGCGGACTCAAAATGAGCCGTCCGCTGCGCTTTCGGGCATGGAATTCGACCATTCGCTTGATTGGTTTTTTAATGCCGATTTCCATCGGTGCGGTCGCAGTTCTGGCTCACTTTGTGCTGGCGATGGATTGGTCGATCGCGATTCTGTTAGGCGCGATTCTTGCGCCAACCGATCCCGTGCTGGCTTCGGAAGTGCAGTTATACGACCCCCGCGATCGGGACGAACTCAGATTTGGATTGACCTCAGAAGGCGGATTAAACGACGCACTCGCTTTTCCATTTGTCTACTTTGGGCTGTATCTACTCAAAGATAGTAATTGGCGAAACTGGTTGCACCAATGGATTATGGTCGATCTAGTTTGGGCGATCGCGATGGGAATAGTTGGGGGCTTTGTTGTTGCCAGAATCGTGCGTTGGATCGATCGGCGGCTGCAAAAATTTCATGCGGTCGATGGATTGATGGAAGATTTCATTGCCCTCAGTACGATCTTAATTGCTTATGCCTTCACTGAAATTCTTAATGGCTATGGTTTTCTGGCTGTGTTTGTGGCCGGAATGGCCATGCGACGACGCGCAGACCCAGAAAAAACGATGTCTCAACTCCACTTTGTCGAACGGCTAGAAAAGCTGTCAGAGATCGGGATTATTTTGGTAGTGGGGTCGATGTTGCGTAAAGAACCAATGTTCGCTTATGCCGGAGAAGGGTTGCTGGTTGCTGGATTTCTATTATTTCTAATTCGTCCTATTGGTGCCTGGATAAGTACGATCGGGTTGCCCGTCGATGCGGCGACTCGCTGGTTGTATGGCTGGTTTGGAGTTCGGGGTGTGGGTTCGGTCTATTATCTCAGCTATGCCCTAAGTTCTGGGTTAAAAGAGACAGCAGGCGAACGGGTTGCATGGATCTCGCTGTGGACAATTGTGATTTCGGTTGTCTTACATGGCGTAACGACAACACCAATCATGAAATGGTACGAACGGAATATCGAGCACAATCCCAACCCAGCCAACCGGGAAGAAGCCGAATCTGGATAA
- a CDS encoding Nif11-like leader peptide family natural product precursor, protein MALDRLEAFLKKMQSEPALKNEVSTASTADEVAEIALKLGFEFSGDELLRMSGKKFGGVTVIKTVLPGEYN, encoded by the coding sequence ATGGCTTTAGATCGACTTGAGGCGTTTTTAAAGAAAATGCAGTCTGAACCTGCACTTAAAAACGAAGTGTCCACAGCATCAACCGCAGATGAGGTTGCAGAGATAGCACTAAAGCTTGGCTTTGAATTTTCAGGTGATGAATTACTGAGAATGTCAGGAAAGAAATTTGGCGGAGTTACTGTTATAAAAACCGTTCTTCCTGGAGAGTATAATTAA